In Spinacia oleracea cultivar Varoflay chromosome 5, BTI_SOV_V1, whole genome shotgun sequence, a single window of DNA contains:
- the LOC110790197 gene encoding uncharacterized protein, whose amino-acid sequence MIEIAVKVNHLIAMNHSGVQIMKKQGIGACLLSHAVRKFKSQKPIRIKCQAVNQRPCTYSSRISTDIPFYETPGASFDLYLEDKPRVFRAIFPDKRRSQQINEEEWRVHMLPIQFFFLTVSPVVDMRLRCKTNAEDYPSGIPRAISKVLELDIVRWELQGLDNVLEPNHFSLGVNGTLYSDKRGVRSKLKGQLEMKISVILPPVLTLVPDDVRRSVTESVLKGLVENMKDKVNSSLIADYSKFRRERQTNPVQLVQLRKDGIV is encoded by the exons ATGATTGAAATTGCAGTAAAAGTTAATCATCTGATTGCTATGAATCATAGTGGCGTTCAAATTATGAAAAAACAAGGAATTGGAGCTTGTCTACTGTCCCATGCTGTGAGGAAATTCAAGTCACAGAAGCCAATCAGAATCAAGTGTCAGGCGGTGAATCAACGCCCTTGTACCTATTCTTCCCGGATTTCTACTGATATTCCCTTCTACGAAACACCTGGG GCTTCATTTGATCTGTATTTAGAGGATAAACCCAGAGTATTTAGAGCAATATTTCCAGACAAAAGAAGAAGCCAACAGATTAATGAG GAAGAGTGGAGAGTACATATGCTACCCATACAGTTTTTCTTCCTTACTGTATCTCCGGTTGTAGACATGAGGTTGAGATGTAAAACAAATGCCGAAGATTACCCATCAGGAATTCCACGTGCCATCTCTAAAGTTCTTGAGCTTGACATT GTTAGATGGGAGCTTCAAGGACTAGATAATGTGCTGGAGCCGAATCATTTTAGTCTCGGTGTAAATGGAACTTTATATTCAGATAAGCGAGGAGTAAGAAGCAAATTGAAGGGTCAGTTGGAGATGAAAATTAGTGTTATTCTCCCACCAGTTCTCACCTTGGTCCCTGACGATGTTCGCCGAAGTGTCACAGAATCG GTGCTAAAGGGACTTGTTGAGAACATGAAAGACAAGGTCAACAGCAGTTTGATAGCTGATTACAGTAAATTCCGCAGAGAGCGACAAACGAACCCTGTCCAGCTTGTACAACTCAGAAAAGATGGCATTGTGTGA